In Trichoderma atroviride chromosome 2, complete sequence, one DNA window encodes the following:
- a CDS encoding uncharacterized protein (EggNog:ENOG41): MAYLHLTQTVADAFNALADEVQILSDRKTILEHKLRFAHEQFQYLADKYAPAAPEIEESIAKLQLPAQTTVDDTLPVPLPKHRTPQSQAQVALIIRDGRRAANKLVASLGEASKTTASSRDTVSQTSHVETSVSTTALEQDFTVEDKKGKLQCPFAKEAAANGNKEPKPESGPDLTPNQSEDPVCVAMCEEETFQQDAVNETQPSKCPIRFLETPQEIAQYVEVHKNEIPRSHEVCVRRYQGNEQQVRKLDAKYGNIVSMIEDLSHLHKPMLPGDEERTRRHSNTSKNSNDRVESWAHAVTVSASTDPEVPAEPPVDIDEGRQSHFDRPLKEVRVGESPSRPWGISVPTYKQPRNEPMSPPPAPVRMPSPVRNTEAPAKPAGKCPFDHTAMKQPAFAGLNITSSPDPQVKKDTVSNTQFQTPLTPTKEPQEHHASQGNPTFIPQPTFISPDISKAPNGPQMVFTGPVFIGYPMEQAIQFMNQYQRTS; this comes from the exons ATGGCATATTTACATCTTACCCAGACCGTGGCGGACGCTTTCAACGCGCTTGCGGACGAGGTGCAGATTTTGTCGGATCGCAAGACGATACTGGAGCATAAGCTGCGTTTTGCGCATGAACAG TTCCAGTATTTGGCCGATAAATATGCGCCAGCTGCACcagaaatagaagaaagTATAGCGAAGTTGCAGCTTCCAGCGCAGACAACCGTCGATGATACTCTACCTGTGCCTCTCCCCAAGCATCGAACGCCGCAGTCCCAGGCTCAGGTTGCCCTCATCATTCGTGACGGACGACGCGCTGCGAACAAACTGGTTGCCTCGCTAGGTGAAGCCAGTAAGACCACAGCATCATCCAGAGATACGGTGTCTCAAACCTCCCATGTAGAAACCTCCGTGTCGACAACTGCTTTGGAACAAGACTTTACAGTTGAAGATAAGAAAGGCAAATTGCAGTGCCCCTTTGCTaaggaagctgctgctaatgGGAACAAAGAACCGAAGCCTGAATCCGGCCCGGACTTGACTCCAAATCAATCTGAAGACCCTGTTTGTGTTGCCATGTGCGAAGAAGAGACGTTTCAGCAAGACGCCGTAAACGAAACACAGCCCAGCAAATGCCCTATCCGATTTCTAGAGACTCCACAGGAGATTGCTCAATACGTTGAAGTGCACAAAAATGAGATTCCTCGAAGCCATGAAGTCTGTGTGCGGAGATACCAGGGCAACGAGCAGCAGGTTAGGAAATTGGATGCAAAGTATGGAAATATTGTGAGCATGATTGAAGACCTAAGCCATCTCCACAAGCCAATGCTGCCCGGAGACGAGGAGCGCACACGCCGGCACAGCAATACTTCGAAAAATTCAAACGACCGAGTGGAGAGCTGGGCACATGCTGTTACTGTTAGCGCCAGCACAGACCCAGAGGTCCCCGCCGAGCCACCAGTCGATATCGACGAGGGCCGACAAAGTCATTTCGACCGGCCATTGAAGGAGGTCCGAGTAGGAGAATCACCAAGCCGGCCCTGGGGTATCTCTGTACCGACATACAAACAGCCCAGGAACGAGCCCATGTCGCCGCCTCCTGCCCCTGTGCGGATGCCGAGTCCTGTACGGAACACTGAAGCACCAGCAAAACCAGCAGGGAAATGCCCTTTTGACCACACAGCAATGAAGCAGCCTGCTTTTGCTGGGCTGAATATCACGTCCTCACCCGACCCCCAGGTTAAGAAGGATACCGTTTCCAACACACAATTTCAAACGCCTTTGACGCCTACAAAGGAGCCTCAGGAGCATCATGCCTCTCAGGGGAACCCTACCTTTATACCACAACCTACCTTTATCAGCCCGGATATATCGAAAGCCCCGAATGGCCCTCAGATGGTCTTCACCGGCCCTGTTTTTATCGGATATCCCATGGAGCAAGCCATTCAATTTATGAATCAGTATCAACGGACTTCTTAA